The DNA region tcggccaagagaggcaaggaggaagaaaaagaatgcaAAAAGTCTCTTCTCatcaaaaatatcatccaaatgatatatATACTCAtcacatgaataccaagggttttgccCTTTTATCTTCCCATCCAATGACTCAAAATTAACTATTCAATCCagtggttcaattttgaccattaaacttccttggtgaactcaagtttacccaatgagtccaacccattgattctcatgcaactcgactcaatccaacaattggatccatttgagtctaactcaatgagtccaattcggattacaTTTAATcaatgattcatcacatgaacccatctccatatcaacttgttctttgtgtgtgaccctataggttctcgtaacgttggcaatgtacccaaatcaacatttaaatacataagcaatgagtgacatctagcaagacatcattgctacctaagtgacgagaaagtcgagatccgacctaacctgtccgtgactattatcttgtatgacttggtccctctacccttgatatctagattgatcaatgaggcatagaccgtgtcatcctcttatcaatctttgtgtttcttgatctctaagtaaacacactcaaacaaataagctcaatatcgtatattgactcatttacgcatgtacatactttcttgtgtcctactaatcaaggggtccacagatatcgctttcgtcatatgaaagagatagatctcatctacatcattcacatccctccgtataatttattgcatacctagtgatcaactttatagtccaccctgttacgagtgatgtttgacgataccaaagtatacaactctttatgtagggaaccgtagtgacttcaagtctaaggattatttataccaatagtcacatgagaatgtttatgacactcatacgacgatccatgaaacattctcacggcgggtcattcagtatatattctctaatatatacccatgtgtcaacctgatatctcatatccataacttgtgagattaagtcatccgttgacctgcatgctagtctcaacgcattaacattgtccttgtatattaatgctcggctaggaataattaagagtagtattctctacaatatctcactatcaattcaactaattgatatactaTATATAAAAAcctactactcaaggacattattatatttattcaatcggtactgaactgaaataaatataataaccaactttgctttttattaataatgatgtaTGATATAAAATGAatcatttacaatcatctcataattggtagtagggctaatactaacatgaTATTGAAGGAGGTGTCCTTAAATGAAAGTTTCTATCCaacataatttttgaaagaaagtAATGGTTGTTACATATGAAATTTGTTTTAGTTGCTAATTATGTTTTAGATGATCAATTTAGTAGATCATTTGGGTTGTAGACTTTAACAAACTTCCTATCTATCTTTTATTGGAATGCATTCGCTTTATCTATTCATAGATATTTAGCTTTTCTATGCAACATATGCAAGCTGATACCAATATGCAAACTAATACCAATTTAGTCTGATTTAGTTTTCTTGCAGCTAAGTTTGGTTGATTTTCGAACCATCATAAGATGATGTAATATCTTGCAAGATGAAGGAAGACCTAGAATTTGTTGGCCAATACATAGGAAGGTAtattatatttttgtttgcttTGCTCAATGAGAGTAAACTGGTAGGTACTTTCTTGCGTTCACCGTTGTATATTAGATTTGGCGAATTATTGAGCCAAAGCATATTGAAGAAGGTTTCAATTTTACTCTCTAACGTTTCAGctgttccaagaataagaaattaACCAAGTGGATGATCTAGCTATTGATCTTCATGGAGAAGCTACTTGTGGAAgttcatttaatttttctttcgatTTGCATTGGTAAGGGTGAAAGCTCACAACCGTTCTCCAAATAAGCCTGAATTCAGTCATGCCTATCAAAGTGACCTTCATGTATTTATAGGACCTAATATCAAAAGCAATCAATATAAAGAAAGATAACACAGACTTTCCCCCGCGTGTGATGAATTTAAGCAGAGGGAGGGTAGAAAATCATGTGCACCAGTAAATCTTTTTAGTGAACTGCGAGAGTAGGTTCCTTTTTCAGTTATTTTTAATGTTGTATTTAGCTTTGGACGTAAAAGACTTATCATTAGTGTTTCATTTGTAAAATTGACCCAGATATTTGTTAGATGGATAAAAATTCATATTTTGAGTGATAAATGAATTTTGATGatgtctaaattttaaatttagattatatattttaaataaaaattaatgataATTATATAATGTTGATAGCTATATGTAACTGCAGCACGCATCGCGTGCTACGAATGCTCTTAACTATAATGCGCGGCACGTGCTGCAAATGCTCTTAACCGCAGCGTGCGGTGCGAGCTGAGAATGCTTTTAACTGCATCTTGCTGTGCGCGCTATGAATATTCTTAACCGCAGCGTGCAGCACGCGCTGTCCATGTCTTTCAACAGCTTGTAGTTGTGCAACATACGATGCGCGCTACAGATAGCATAATTACATGCTACATAAAGTCAAATTTGTTGTAGTGAAACTAATAAATTTCATTTGTCTTACCTAAAAGttatgtaatttttaaaatatttagctaTTATGATATTCATAACAAGGAAAATAATCAATTTTCTATATATGAATTAgcattctatttctattttttgagttttttttattgattatgaatttttctagtaAGTTATTTCGAGCTTCTTTATGTTTTAATTATCTTTCCATATTTCTAGGTCTGATCTTTGACTGTTGAATTTGTAAGGGCATACCAaggaggaccatttaaggtatCTATAGGAAATCATCTATGATACTTGAAAAgattgaaaaacttaatttttcattgGATGATATGGAGAACTTTGCTCTTCCTACGCAATATAATCACAAGCATGCTAGTTTGTTGTGGATCTTGAAGaagaatatttataatattttattgttattgttattgttattgtcgTCAACATAATTATTATTGATGTATACTATTAATTGTTGCTTTGTCTAAATTATTATACTCTTCTTGTATATTATTGTTATAATATGTGTTATTATTGTAAAACTCAATAAAAACTGTTATTGTTGTTATTGCTATAATTTTATGTTATGACAattataaattgattttttttattttatgataattattttttattgagtTTCTTTAAAGTCATTtggacatctctaggtccattaatTACTTTTGTCCCAAAAGTGACTAATAGACCTAAaacaatttaataataaaaaaatttaattttgtctaACATAAGGAAGACCTATTTATTTGGGATGTCAAATAATGAGTATCATCGTCATACCATTTATAGTGAGCTTCGAACTTTATTTCTAGTGAGCAACAACATATTGCCAACTAAAATTTAGAGAGATCATATCCTTTGATTTGGATTGAACCACAAGACGTACAACATATCAAATCCAATATATCTAAAcgagcttcaatttgatatattatatgtcatgtgattcaatttcagtcaaaagttatagtcttttaaaatttaaatcatcaCAATATTATTGTTGGTCTTCATGTTGTTGATCTTAAGAAAATAACAACGTGTTGCTAATCTTCAGAAAATTAGTAACAATGTGTTGCTAACTTAAACTTTGAGATACCATAAATTTTGAATTGTCTTAAACCACGAGACATAAATGTATTAAATTAAAGATCTTTGAATgaacttcaatttgatatattgtgtgtccATTGATTCAATCCCAGTCAAAAATTATAGTGTCTCAAAGTTTAAGTTAGCAACAATTTGTTGCTAATCTCTGGAAGACCAATGACTTTTCGTGTTATTGATCTTAAGAAACCAACAATAATAGGTTGTTGACCTTTAGAAAACTAGTAACAACGTTGTAGCTGACTTAAAATTTAAGAGACGCACGATACATCAATTCAAAGATCTCTGAATGAACTTCAAATTATATATTGTGTGTCTCGTGGTTTAATCTCATTTAAAAGTTATAGTATCACAAAATTTAAGTTAGCAACATATTGTTACTAATTTTATGAAGATTAGCAACACATTGTTGTTAAAATAATCTGTCATATTGTCATCCTAACAGAGATGAAAAAGAAGAACTAGgagattaagtttttttttaaaaaaaataaaataaaaaggaagagaTGTATTGTGGGAAAGAAAATGGGGGAAAAAATATATGATTGagtaatttcaaaataaatatgtttatttgaataatatacaaaatgagaTATATGATTTAGTAAATTGGAtaagtgtatttttttttaaaaatctctttggCTTTTTTCTCTTTGATGTTAAAAGATAGTACATTGATCCCAAGCGTCTTATATGATCGATCCTAAAATTAATTGCAGAgaaataaatcataaataattttatttttgaatagTAATCATTGTATGAGGGAGAACCTACAAATATTTTTActgtcaaaaattaattttaaatctcttgaTGAAAACGTCCCATAACTATCTGCTTGTACTATGTTGACCTCAAGTGCCCTACACAATCGATCCTAAAATTATCTGTAGAGATCTCAATTatagattattttatttttaaatagtgATTATAGGATAagaacttgataaatatttttcacgatcaaaaattaattttcagaTCTATGACAACGCCCCCATAACCATCTAACTCATACCGTAGGACCTCTGTTTTTCCTCCTTGAAACACGGAACGTAGGATCACCTCCTACGGTTGGTTTAGTACGGATGAAACCATCTCGTCGTCTTCGTAGGGTCAGTCTCGAGCCGGCTCGGACCAACATCAAATCCTGCTTCGTGGGCCCCATACAAATATGTCTCCGAGAACTAGATAAAAACTAAGAAAACATTAAACGTATTCTTCCCACAACAGCCAATAACATCCTGCCATGACACTTGACTGCTTAAGCGTAAGAATTGCCAGCGGTGCACCGGAAACGAGTACTCCCCCCTATATATTTAGTCCGACCTCATCCCTTTCCCCATCCCCCGCCCCTTCCTCCGcctctctctcttcctcctcccatgGCGGAACCCTTTCCTGAACGGCGCTCGCCGTGTCCTTGAACGGATGGATATCGAATCCTCCCCTCTTCAATCTTTCCTCCTTCCTCCGTTTCAAAACAATCCCTAGAACCCTACCTCAAATCCCTCCGCTAGGGTTCTTGACCTCGATTGATGCTGCGCGATGTCGTTGATCGTGCCCAGGACCGAGACTGTTCAGATCCGCGAGGTCTGGACCCAAAACCTCGAGTCGGAGTTCTCTCTGATCCGCGAGATCGTCGACGACTTTCCCTACGTTGCCATGGACACTGAGTTCCCCGGCATCGTCTGCCGCCCGCTCGGGAGTTTCCTCTCCAACTCCGAATTCAATTATGCTACGCTTAAGGCCAACGTCGACATGCTTAAACTCATCCAGCTCGGCCTCACGTTCTCCGACGACCTCGGCAACCTCCCCACCTGTGGCACTGACCGTGGATGTATCTGGCAGTTCAATTTTCGCGAGTTTGATGTGCAGCGTGACATCTCTGCCTCTGATTCCATCAATCTCCTTCGCGTGAGCGGCATCGACTTCGAGAAGAATGTCGAGGAGGGCATCGACGCTCAGAGGTTCGCTGAACTTCTTATGTCGTCTGGCGTCGTGCTGAATGACTCCGTGCACTGGGTAACCTTCCACAGCGGATACGACTTTGGATACCTCCTTAAGATTCTCACCTGCCAGAACCTCCCTGACACCCAGGTTGGGTTCTTCAAGTTCATTAAGATCTACTTCCCAACCGTGTATGACATCAAGCACCTCATGAAATTCTGCAATAGCCTCCATGGTGGACTtaacaagcttgctgaattgcTCGAGGTCCAGAGGGTAGGAATATGCCACCAGGCTGGCTCAGACAGCTTGCTCACCTCCTGCGCCTTTAGAAAATTGAAGGAGTCTTTCTTTAATGGTTCCACTGAGAAATATGCAGGGGTATTGTATGGGCTAGGCGTTGAGAATGGACATATGGCTCATTGAGCCAGTaagcaataaaaataactaaattattATGAATTGCCTTCTCTGTGTGCTGGCGATACTAAATTTCTCATAATTATTTGATATTGGTAAACAACTCTCTTAGTTTATCATATAACTAATCAAGTCTTTCCATTTAGGTTCATAGTCTTTACACTCATTTGTTTTATTCTGGATCTGAATTCATGCAACTTTGAACAATCTGAATTACTGAAATCGCATTACCTAAATGGTAATCCAGCACAGCCTTTGACATGGTATGTATTTCTCTTTAGCATAACAGGCGCTTATAGTGCCCTTTGACATGGTAATCCAGTATGTGTTTTACTTCGTGCCCTTCTATGAGGTGATCAAGGTTTCTCTGCATTCAGATTGTTCTAAGGTATGCATCTCTTATTGAATTTATATAATGCAGTTTAGGGATTTGAATAGAAGGTTGTGTCATCTTTTTTTGCTCAAATTTATATATTATAGTTTCAAGCTTTGATCTATATCATTGGGCTCTATTCCCTACTATatcattaattatatttaaatagagtttatattattttattgtctttaactaagttttttggtcttcctcaATTGATGTGCACATTTGTCATAATTTTATATCACCTAACTAGAGCTTTTATTGATCATCTTAGTATGTACTTATCCGTATCATCTTAAACATGTCCTGGAGTTTTCCTCAATAGGTGcaattttgatttttgatcatTTAAGATAAACTTTGTGTTTTCTTTGAGTATAGCTCCTTGAATGAAATTTATACACTTACTTTGGATGTCCAAGCTTCTCATTTATTGAAGAAAAGCATTTGAAGCAATGATTTAGGTATCCATGTCTCTTTAAGTATTAAGGTTTTTGTTAGTGTAAGAGATTGAAATCAGCAACGCTGTTAGTTGTTGTTAGTTAAATATCGGTATACCGAAATTTTGGTGTTGACTGTTGTATCGGTATGAATTTTCTTATACAGAATTTTTTCGGTATATACGGTATACCATTTCGGTATTGGTATACCATGCCGAACTATCCTTATGTCTAAGTTTCCCAGATCAAGGTTTCAAATACTGGCCTGAGCTAGGTATTAGTTCTTATCTGAAACAATACCGTACCTTGTTGATGTCTCAGAAATGGTGCTGGTGGCACCAATTAAGAGTAGGCAGGAATCAACTTGGGAAAGAAAAAGAGTAAGAGAGAGAAGCTTACATGTAGGAGAAACCAATTAGCTAGCATCTCACATCACTTCATCTTGCATCATTGGTGCTGGAGGGAGTCTGCACATTGCAGAAGAAGCCTCAGATTGCATTTCGTGTCATTGATTGGAGGGAGCTTCTCTCTATGCAGAAGCCTTGGCTCATGTCTCCCTTTACCTTTCCTCACATTTATAGTGATAAAGGAAGCCCTTGCACATTGCAGACAAAGAGAAACCTTGCTGGCTGGATGGCAGCACAGTATATTTCAACTATGACAGACACAAAATATGCCTTTGAAAGTCTTGTATCAGATATTGGAATGCTGTAAAGATCATGGTGGAGTGACATCTTGCTTTGGTTAGCAGAGAGCTATGATTACATCAGTTTTTTTTTGTCTTCATCAAGATAATTATGAGAAATGAGTAATAATGACCAAAAGGATTAGGCTACTGATGCTTCCCTGCATTGGAAAAATTGTAACTGATGTTTTTGTGAAACTTGAATGCTGTAGTAGCTTTTCAATTGAGAACACATCTTTGTACTTCTCACATATCAGGCATGTTagctggatatatatatatatatatatataaagttcaGGAGGTGGGATTAGATGCAGTATTCAAATTGGATTTGTATTACAAGCCATTTTAAGCATCAGACCTTGTCATAGGAGTTTTTCCCCATCATTAAAATTGATGATAAACATGATATCCAttacttagaaaaagcttataatagaattccaagagaaattatatagaaaattctagaaaagagtaATGTTACCgtacatatattgaactaattaaagatatgtatgaaGATGTAACGATCgaagtaaagacttcaggtggagtaactgaaatatttctaataaagatagggttacatcaaggatcaactctaagtctctatctttttacactaattatggacaaacTCATTGAATCGTGAtgcatattgtttgcagatgatattgttttggtagatgaaacgtatgaaggagtaaatgctaaactagaatcttagcaGGAAACACTAGAaaggaaaggttttaggcttagtagagtaaagacaaaatatatagaatttaagtttagcaatattatacataatgagataattgttaagataagagatgacGAATTGCCTGGAATCGATggctttagatatttaggattatttttgcaaaatgatggagaaattgagagagatgtcttacatagaatacaagcaggatggttgaaatggaggagagcgttgggtgttttatatgaccgtaaaacacctctaaaatttaaagaaaaattctataaaatcgcagttagacctgctatgttatatggagcttaATGTTGAggtatgactcaaacacataagCAAAaaatgagagttgtggagataaagatgttaaggtggatatgtggacatacgagaatagacagaataagaaatgagaggattagagagaaagttggagttgcat from Zingiber officinale cultivar Zhangliang chromosome 4B, Zo_v1.1, whole genome shotgun sequence includes:
- the LOC121976049 gene encoding probable CCR4-associated factor 1 homolog 7; the protein is MSLIVPRTETVQIREVWTQNLESEFSLIREIVDDFPYVAMDTEFPGIVCRPLGSFLSNSEFNYATLKANVDMLKLIQLGLTFSDDLGNLPTCGTDRGCIWQFNFREFDVQRDISASDSINLLRVSGIDFEKNVEEGIDAQRFAELLMSSGVVLNDSVHWVTFHSGYDFGYLLKILTCQNLPDTQVGFFKFIKIYFPTVYDIKHLMKFCNSLHGGLNKLAELLEVQRVGICHQAGSDSLLTSCAFRKLKESFFNGSTEKYAGVLYGLGVENGHMAH